A region of Spongiibacter tropicus DSM 19543 DNA encodes the following proteins:
- a CDS encoding PLP-dependent aminotransferase family protein, giving the protein MESPQMETLYQQVADELKAGIERGVYQPGDRLPGVRTLSKQRNVSIATVITAYRHLEDAGLIEARNRSGYYLREKSQPLAPEPLTSRPPNKPVPVNGQALVLNMGKASHDPSVIQLGAAVPDASFLPVRAIERAITQAARFHRDNVAAYEFPPGLPALRRQIARRMVEAGCPVHPDEIVITNGCQEALSLALRAVTKPGDVVAVESPTFYGLLQVIDNLGLKALEIPTHPRTGISLEALELALEQWPIKACTVTPNFSNPLGSCMPDDHKARLVELLASRNIPLVEDDVYGDLGFSTGRPSICKALSQAGDVLYCGSFSKTLAPGLRIGWIVPGRHQQQVEYMKYVLNLATPTIPQLAVASLLEGGQYERHLRKVKNDYALAVSRMSGTVMALFPEGTRITRPEGGFVIWVELPKDVNSLELARQAMARGISIAPGPIFSANRKYQNFVRLSCACRWDETAMKALSTLAVLVTRKDVNNI; this is encoded by the coding sequence TACCAGCCCGGCGACAGGCTCCCTGGGGTCCGCACCCTCAGCAAGCAACGTAACGTCAGTATCGCGACGGTCATCACTGCCTACCGCCACCTGGAAGATGCCGGCCTGATCGAGGCGCGCAACCGCTCAGGGTATTATCTGCGGGAAAAATCCCAGCCACTGGCCCCGGAGCCGTTGACATCCAGACCACCCAACAAGCCTGTGCCTGTCAACGGGCAGGCCCTGGTGCTTAATATGGGCAAGGCATCCCATGACCCGTCGGTGATACAGCTGGGAGCTGCGGTACCCGACGCCTCGTTCCTGCCGGTTCGCGCCATTGAACGGGCCATCACCCAGGCCGCCAGGTTCCACCGGGACAATGTTGCCGCCTACGAATTTCCTCCCGGCCTGCCCGCCTTGCGCCGACAGATTGCCCGGCGCATGGTGGAGGCGGGCTGCCCCGTCCACCCCGACGAGATCGTCATCACCAATGGCTGCCAGGAAGCCCTCTCCCTGGCGCTACGGGCAGTCACCAAGCCCGGCGATGTGGTGGCCGTTGAATCACCGACCTTCTACGGGCTGCTTCAGGTCATCGACAACCTCGGCCTGAAAGCCCTGGAAATTCCCACCCATCCACGTACCGGTATTTCCCTGGAGGCCCTTGAGCTTGCCCTGGAACAGTGGCCCATCAAGGCCTGCACGGTGACACCCAACTTCAGCAATCCCCTGGGGAGTTGCATGCCGGACGACCACAAGGCCAGGTTGGTGGAGCTGCTGGCGAGCCGTAACATTCCCCTGGTGGAAGATGATGTCTATGGCGACCTCGGGTTCAGTACCGGGAGACCGTCTATTTGCAAGGCGCTATCGCAAGCCGGAGATGTGCTGTATTGCGGCTCATTTTCCAAGACCCTGGCGCCGGGGCTGCGCATCGGCTGGATCGTACCGGGACGCCACCAGCAACAGGTGGAGTACATGAAATATGTGTTGAACCTTGCCACACCCACGATCCCCCAGCTCGCAGTCGCCTCACTGCTGGAGGGCGGCCAGTACGAACGCCATTTGCGCAAGGTGAAAAACGACTATGCTCTCGCCGTTTCCCGTATGTCGGGCACCGTCATGGCGCTGTTCCCCGAAGGTACCCGCATCACACGACCGGAAGGCGGGTTTGTCATCTGGGTGGAGCTGCCCAAAGACGTCAACAGCCTCGAACTGGCCCGGCAGGCCATGGCCCGTGGTATCAGTATCGCGCCGGGCCCCATCTTCTCTGCAAACAGGAAATACCAAAATTTTGTTCGTCTTTCCTGTGCCTGCCGCTGGGATGAAACAGCGATGAAGGCCCTGTCCACCCTTGCGGTGTTAGTGACGCGAAAAGACGTTAATAACATCTAG